The Megalobrama amblycephala isolate DHTTF-2021 linkage group LG20, ASM1881202v1, whole genome shotgun sequence genome includes a window with the following:
- the zgc:112964 gene encoding sushi, nidogen and EGF-like domain-containing protein 1, producing the protein MRLSPVSRYLLVFISVLSLSRVTNAQTAPAVFYPFGSVAGDTVNISVEDENSTLVDLWRPFVFFGRTYNKTYVNSNGYLTFNQSSSEFFIQNFPINGSEDIIAPLWTDVDVSMNGIISYQQYSYGSVLTQATRDINQYFPDLSFTATWVLVATWDRVAYYYHSGTETSFQVVLISGGDLSFILMNYGDCAVTYNAVQAGYDTVNSTAYFVIPGSTNGSVIPNLMNSSNVSVPGRWAFRVDGGPHQNNLPENIIGVQMRVTSFSDLTENGNIEIFLEKLQQELVESGLPSSVKLNLRKIQKTQP; encoded by the exons ATGAGGTTGTCTCCAGTTTCACGATATCTGCTGGTGTTCATATCAGTTTTGTCACTAA gCAGGGTGACAAATGCACAGACAG CGCCGGCGGTATTCTATCCATTCGGCTCCGTGGCAGGAGACACTGTTAATATTTCTGTTGAGGATGAAAACTCCACTCTTGTCGACCTGTGGAGACCTTTTGTGTTCTTTGGCCGCACATACAACAAGACTTAT GTTAATAGTAATGGGTACCTTACATTCAATCAGTCTTCATCAGAGTTCTTCATTCAGAACTTTCCCATCAATGGAAGTGAAGACATCATTGCTCCCCTCTGGACAGACGTTGACGTCAGTATGAATGGCATCATCTCATATCAGCAGTACTCATATGGAAGTGTGCTTACCCAAGCCACTCGGGATATAAACCAGTATTTCCCTGATCTGAGCTTCACGGCTACTTGGGTCCTTGTTGCAACTTGGGACAGAGTTGCGTACTATTATCACTCTGGCACG GAAACATCATTTCAAGTGGTTTTAATTTCGGGAGGTGATTTGTCTTTTATTCTCATGAATTATGGTGATTGTGCTGTGACGTATAATGCGGTGCAG GCTGGTTATGACACAGTAAACTCCACGGCCTACTTTGTGATTCCTGGATCAACCAATGGGAGCGTTATTCCAAACCTTATGAACTCCAGTAATGTAAGTGTTCCAGGTCGATGGGCCTTCAGGGTGGACGGTGGACCACATCAAAATAATCTACCAG AAAATATCATAGGAGTTCAAATGAGAGTCACATCATTTTCAGATCTAACAGAGAATGGAAACATTGAGATTTTTTTAGAGAAA CTACAACAGGAGCTGGTTGAGTCCGGCCTGCCGAGCAGCGTGAAGCTGAACTTAAGAAAAATCCAAAAGACACAGCCGTAA